The following are encoded in a window of Gopherus flavomarginatus isolate rGopFla2 chromosome 10, rGopFla2.mat.asm, whole genome shotgun sequence genomic DNA:
- the ACADL gene encoding long-chain specific acyl-CoA dehydrogenase, mitochondrial — translation MAAGRLLSRVVLPLCAPGARQPARYLQTENHELVRQETSSAKTLMDIGTRRIFSSDHDIFRESVRKFFQEAVLPYHAEWEKAGQVSRELWEKAGQQGLLGVNISEKHGGIGGDLLSSAVVWEEQMYVNCSGPGFSLHSDIVMPYIANYGSKDQIERFIPEMSAGKCIGAIAMTEPGAGSDLQGVRTYAKKDGSDWILNGSKVFITNGWMSDLVIVVAVTNREARSPAHGISLFLVENGMKGFIKGRKLEKIGLKAQDTAELFFEDVRLPASALLGQENKGFYYLMAELPQERLLIADMALASCEFMFEETRNYVKQRKAFGKTIAHLQTVQHKLAELKTQICVGRTFVDSCLQLHEEKRLDSSTASMAKYWASDLQNSVATQCVQLHGGWGYMWEYPIAKAFVDSRVQPIYGGTNEIMKELIARDIVIDK, via the exons GTATCTGCAGACTGAAAATCATGAGTTGGTACGTCAAGAAACATCTTCTGCTAAAACGTTAATGGATATTGGAACTCGAAGGATCTTCTCTTCGGATCATGATATCTTCAGGGAAAGTGTGAGGAAATTCTTCCAGGAAGCAGTGCTTCCTTATCATGCAGA ATGGGAGAAGGCTGGCCAGGTGAGCAGGGAGCTCTGGGAAAAAGCTGGACAACAGGGATTGCTCGGTGTCAATATATCGGAAAAACATGGTGGCATTGGAGGGGATCTGCTCTCTTCAGCAGTGGTCTGGGAGGAGCA GATGTACGTTAATTGTTCTGGCCCAGGATTCAGCCTTCATTCAGATATTGTCATGCCCTACATCGCAAACTATGGCTCAAAAGATCAGATTGAACGGTTTATCCCTGAAATGTCTGCAGGCAAATGTATTGGTGCTATAGCCATGACAGAACCTGGGGCTGGCAG TGATTTGCAGGGTGTACGAACATATGCCAAAAAGGATGGAAGTGATTGGATTCTCAATGGAAGTAAG GTATTCATCACTAATGGCTGGATGAGTGATTTAGTGATCGTGGTTGCCGTTACAAACCGTGAGGCCCGCTCCCCTGCTCATGGGATCAGCCTTTTTCTGGTGGAGAATGGAATGAAAGGATTCATCAAAGGACGCAAGCTGGAAAAAATAGGCCTGAAAGCACAG GACACAGCAGAGCTGTTTTTTGAAGATGTACGTTTGCCAGCCAGTGCCTTGCTTGGACAAGAGAACAAAGGGTTCTACTATTTGATGGCAGAGCTCCCTCAG GAAAGACTGTTGATTGCTGATATGGCACTTGCCAGCTGTGAATTCATGTTCGAAGAAACAAGGAACTATGTTAAACAAAGAAAAGCTTTTGGGAAAACAATTGCACATTTACAG ACTGTGCAGCACAAGTTAGCGGAACTGAAAACTCAGATTTGTGTGGGACGGACATTTGTGGACAGCTGTCTCCAGCTGCATGAGGAGAAACGTCTGGACTCCTCCACAGCTTCCATGGCAAAATACTG GGCTTCTGATCTCCAAAACAGCGTGGCTACTCAGTGTGTACAACTCCATGGAGGATGGGGGTACATGTGGGAGTATCCGATTGCAAA AGCTTTTGTGGATTCTCGTGTCCAGCCAATCTATGGTGGAACCAATGAAATTATGAAAGAGCTCATTGCTAGAGACATTGTGATTGACAAGTAG